In a genomic window of Sulfitobacter sp. THAF37:
- the pqqE gene encoding pyrroloquinoline quinone biosynthesis protein PqqE has protein sequence MSNRVDPPMAMLAELTHRCPLACPYCSNPTELIAKDKELSTEAWADVFRQAAALGVLQLHLSGGEPASRRDLVELVVAAREAGLYTNLITSGIGLTERRLKALDEAGLDHVQLSLQGVTAAMADRIGGYEGGFDRKMHVAEVIADIGFPLTLNAVMHRANLDDLPATIRMAQRLGARRIEIACVQFQGWALVNRAQLQPSRAQVDAAKVTVAKAVEELRGELVIDFVPPDYYSDFPKACMNGWGSTGLNVTPDGTVLPCHAAETIPHLTFDTVLNQSLSELWYNSPAFNAYRGTDWLPDLCQACERRDIDFGGCRCQAMAILGNAAAPDPVCRKSEGRAVLDALLEQDIHAVSAPEYVYRG, from the coding sequence ATGGCGATGTTGGCGGAACTGACCCATCGCTGCCCGCTGGCCTGCCCCTATTGCTCGAACCCGACCGAGCTGATCGCGAAGGACAAGGAGCTTTCGACCGAAGCCTGGGCGGATGTGTTCCGTCAGGCCGCCGCCCTTGGTGTGCTGCAACTGCATTTGTCCGGGGGAGAGCCTGCCTCGCGGCGCGACCTGGTCGAGCTTGTCGTGGCTGCGCGTGAGGCGGGGCTATATACAAACCTGATCACCTCGGGCATCGGATTGACGGAACGTCGCCTGAAGGCGCTGGACGAGGCCGGGCTTGATCACGTGCAGCTGTCGCTGCAGGGTGTCACCGCCGCGATGGCGGACCGGATCGGCGGCTACGAAGGTGGTTTTGACCGCAAGATGCATGTGGCCGAGGTGATTGCCGACATCGGCTTTCCGTTGACCCTGAATGCCGTGATGCACCGGGCAAATCTCGACGATCTGCCCGCCACGATCCGGATGGCGCAGCGCCTTGGCGCGCGGCGGATCGAAATTGCTTGCGTGCAGTTCCAGGGCTGGGCGCTGGTCAATCGCGCACAACTGCAGCCAAGCCGGGCGCAGGTCGATGCGGCGAAGGTGACGGTGGCGAAAGCCGTGGAAGAATTGCGCGGCGAACTGGTGATCGACTTCGTGCCGCCGGACTATTATTCCGACTTTCCCAAGGCTTGCATGAATGGCTGGGGCTCCACGGGCCTGAACGTCACGCCGGATGGTACGGTTCTGCCCTGTCACGCGGCCGAAACGATCCCGCATCTGACATTCGATACAGTGCTGAACCAGTCGCTTTCGGAACTCTGGTACAACAGCCCTGCGTTCAACGCCTATCGTGGCACCGACTGGTTGCCGGATCTGTGTCAGGCCTGTGAACGTCGGGATATAGATTTCGGCGGTTGCCGCTGTCAGGCGATGGCGATCCTGGGCAATGCTGCGGCCCCAGATCCGGTCTGCCGCAAGTCCGAAGGCCGTGCGGTGCTGGATGCGCTGCTGGAGCAGGACATACACGCGGTTTCAGCACCCGAGTACGTCTATCGGGGGTAG